The genomic window TGTAGTAGAGTTTTCCCGCAACATCGAAACCGCTTGTGCCGCAGGCAGCCTGATCCACGGTCTGCGATTAGGATGCGCGGATGGGCAGTACATCGCACAACCCGGCAGACTCGCAGCCGCCCGCACCGGGCTTCGCGCACGCGACCTCGGCGACCGGCAACAGGATCATTCACATCTCCGGCCAGGTCGGCACCGACGCGTCAGGGCGAGTCGTCGACGGGGGTCTGACCGCCCAGACAACCCAGGCCATGATCAACCTGGGCCGCGCACTGGAGGCAGCGGGCGGCAAGCCCGCCGACCTCGTCAGTGTTCGGTTCTATGTGGTGGATTGGG from Nocardia iowensis includes these protein-coding regions:
- a CDS encoding RidA family protein, encoding MGSTSHNPADSQPPAPGFAHATSATGNRIIHISGQVGTDASGRVVDGGLTAQTTQAMINLGRALEAAGGKPADLVSVRFYVVDWDPSKFEALGAGGAAARAHYEFPETAVTLVGVAALFTPEHLIEVEGVAVVD